The Candidatus Baltobacteraceae bacterium genome has a window encoding:
- a CDS encoding DUF4097 family beta strand repeat-containing protein produces MSRSSVVAALVAVEVAIVAIALYAIGFGRPGAAMAGMRHYDFAGKPFPALAAGTAPHVTIDDPQSTVEVKTSSDGMVHVTDLTNVQGLRFPGDSGIPPLSVSRTADGVAISRPRHERFFLMGMSDERIEVDVPEASRLEITHSEGDDVTGVTGGVYVRSQDGHIGLNDVKGTVDAHSDDGSIRTHGLALTGDNSMSTNDGRIELGFAPGADLNVEVGTDDGRITVDGNRVGRDSDDDAAHYTMRLGNGSASLRATSRDGSIHITTNGAL; encoded by the coding sequence GTGAGCCGGTCGTCCGTGGTTGCGGCGCTCGTCGCCGTCGAGGTCGCCATCGTGGCGATCGCGCTCTACGCGATCGGCTTCGGCCGTCCGGGAGCGGCAATGGCCGGAATGCGGCACTACGACTTTGCCGGGAAACCGTTTCCGGCGCTGGCGGCGGGAACGGCTCCGCACGTTACGATCGACGATCCGCAATCGACCGTCGAGGTCAAAACGTCGAGCGACGGGATGGTGCACGTCACCGATCTCACCAATGTGCAAGGGTTGCGCTTCCCCGGCGATAGCGGGATTCCGCCATTGAGCGTCTCGCGCACCGCCGACGGCGTTGCGATTTCGCGGCCGCGTCACGAACGATTCTTCTTGATGGGCATGTCCGACGAACGCATCGAGGTCGACGTGCCGGAGGCGTCGCGTTTGGAGATCACGCACTCTGAAGGCGACGACGTTACGGGCGTTACCGGAGGCGTGTACGTCCGCTCGCAAGACGGTCACATCGGTCTCAACGACGTTAAGGGCACGGTCGACGCGCACAGCGACGACGGATCGATTCGCACCCACGGGCTTGCGTTGACCGGTGACAATAGCATGTCGACCAACGACGGCAGGATCGAGCTCGGATTCGCTCCGGGAGCCGATCTCAACGTCGAGGTTGGAACCGACGACGGACGCATTACCGTCGACGGAAACCGCGTCGGTCGCGACAGCGACGACGACGCGGCACACTACACGATGCGTCTCGGGAACGGCAGCGCCAGTCTGCGCGCGACGTCACGGGATGGGTCGATCCACATTACCACGAACGGAGCGCTCTAG
- a CDS encoding DUF6249 domain-containing protein has translation MEPEIVVPVAFFFFVIGLPVTLAIVSRYMAHQERMEYIRRGMVPPPMSPDPRMMRKAMKFGAWPPGPPPAPGTFAAPYYDPSYYAQHQLRRGIQVAFIGLALLIGLSFIGYHGGTYVYGPWLLGGLIPMFVGIAQIIGAVLSGAQLGNVSVSVGPQQTVQGAQPPPAASAGSVPPSGPYAGWRPGPIPEIEKPPSPPDYRP, from the coding sequence ATGGAACCAGAAATCGTCGTCCCAGTCGCATTTTTCTTCTTCGTCATCGGACTGCCCGTGACGTTAGCAATCGTTTCGCGCTACATGGCGCATCAGGAACGGATGGAATACATTCGCCGCGGCATGGTGCCGCCGCCGATGTCGCCCGATCCGCGCATGATGCGTAAAGCGATGAAGTTCGGAGCGTGGCCGCCCGGGCCGCCGCCGGCACCGGGGACGTTTGCCGCGCCGTATTACGATCCGAGTTACTACGCGCAACATCAACTGCGCCGCGGCATCCAAGTCGCGTTCATCGGATTGGCGCTGCTCATCGGCCTGTCGTTCATCGGCTATCACGGCGGAACGTACGTCTACGGCCCGTGGCTGCTCGGCGGTCTGATCCCGATGTTCGTCGGTATCGCGCAGATTATCGGCGCGGTGCTCAGCGGCGCCCAGCTCGGCAACGTCAGCGTGAGCGTCGGTCCGCAGCAGACGGTGCAAGGCGCGCAGCCGCCGCCGGCCGCGTCGGCTGGAAGCGTTCCGCCGTCGGGTCCGTATGCAGGCTGGCGTCCGGGACCAATCCCCGAGATCGAGAAACCGCCGAGCCCTCCCGATTACCGTCCGTAG
- a CDS encoding dihydroorotate dehydrogenase electron transfer subunit, whose translation MTTLDLPSRVHATLVTDRRELAPGVVLLELDAPELAAATLPGQFVMAIPPSGEAAATALGVYEAEMRRASLLFFITGKRTRELAELHVGERLDVLGPLGNGFDLSGSPRHVAIVAGGVGIASVLLPAQALIRAGARVQLFYGARTAALLVEAQRFADAGCEVALSTDDGTAGYHGYVTDLLERSRKHDVVLACGPSPMLRAVARVAAQIGVRAQLSLEETFACGVGGCWGCVVPIVRTSAQAPSFPPASEGGSDVVNARICKEGPVFWNDELRW comes from the coding sequence GTGACGACTCTGGACCTGCCCTCGCGCGTGCACGCTACGCTGGTGACCGACCGGCGCGAACTCGCCCCCGGCGTGGTCTTACTCGAGCTTGACGCGCCGGAGTTAGCAGCCGCGACGCTGCCGGGGCAGTTCGTCATGGCGATTCCTCCCAGCGGCGAAGCCGCGGCGACGGCGCTGGGCGTTTACGAAGCGGAGATGCGGCGCGCGAGCCTGCTGTTTTTCATAACGGGAAAGCGCACGCGCGAACTCGCCGAGCTGCACGTCGGCGAGCGGCTCGACGTCCTAGGACCTTTGGGCAACGGTTTCGACCTGAGCGGTTCGCCGCGGCACGTGGCGATCGTCGCCGGCGGCGTCGGCATCGCATCGGTGCTCTTACCGGCGCAAGCGCTGATTCGCGCGGGAGCGCGCGTGCAGCTGTTTTACGGCGCACGCACCGCCGCGCTGCTCGTCGAGGCGCAGCGCTTTGCCGATGCCGGCTGCGAAGTCGCGCTATCGACCGACGACGGCACCGCAGGATATCACGGTTACGTCACCGATTTGCTCGAGCGTTCGCGAAAGCACGACGTGGTCTTGGCCTGCGGTCCGTCGCCGATGCTGCGCGCGGTCGCGCGCGTTGCCGCCCAGATCGGCGTGCGCGCGCAGCTATCGCTGGAAGAAACGTTCGCATGCGGCGTCGGCGGCTGCTGGGGGTGCGTGGTACCGATCGTGCGCACGAGCGCACAGGCTCCGAGTTTTCCGCCCGCATCGGAAGGCGGCAGCGACGTCGTGAACGCGCGCATCTGCAAAGAAGGCCCGGTCTTTTGGAACGACGAGCTGAGATGGTAG
- a CDS encoding dihydroorotate dehydrogenase yields MVETQPSLAIKLGKLELPYPTLMGSGCYGSGEEFAQFTDLRKIGAVVLKSVTRLPRVGNPTPRLVHTPAGMLNAIGLQNPGIDWYLEHEVPKYGRRPWRVIGSVAGFSVDDYAYVCERLAARDEIAAIELNISCPNVASEGETFACDPNLTAKVVRTCRGLTDKTLIVKLSPNVTDITAIAFEAEAAGADALAVINTVRGMAIDVDTWHPRLGNVTGGLSGPAIRPIAVLAVYEVARVVTIPIVGQGGIETTRDALEFLLAGATAISIGTANFTDPRVPERIVEELREYLLNRNLASIGEIVGKANVGFATAHEYEGDQG; encoded by the coding sequence ATGGTAGAGACTCAACCGAGCTTAGCGATCAAGCTGGGCAAGCTCGAGCTGCCGTATCCGACCTTGATGGGCAGCGGCTGTTACGGATCGGGCGAAGAGTTCGCGCAGTTTACCGACTTGCGCAAAATCGGCGCCGTCGTGCTCAAGAGCGTGACGCGTCTGCCGCGCGTGGGCAATCCGACGCCGCGGCTGGTTCACACCCCGGCGGGCATGCTCAATGCCATCGGCTTGCAGAATCCCGGTATCGATTGGTACCTCGAGCACGAGGTGCCGAAGTACGGGCGGCGTCCCTGGCGCGTGATCGGCAGCGTCGCGGGATTCTCCGTCGACGACTACGCCTACGTCTGCGAGCGCCTCGCCGCGCGCGACGAAATCGCGGCAATCGAACTGAACATTTCGTGTCCGAACGTGGCAAGCGAGGGCGAGACGTTTGCCTGCGATCCGAACTTGACGGCTAAAGTCGTGCGCACGTGCCGCGGGCTGACCGACAAAACGCTCATCGTCAAGCTGTCGCCCAACGTCACCGACATTACCGCGATCGCGTTCGAAGCCGAAGCCGCCGGTGCCGACGCGCTTGCCGTCATCAACACGGTGCGCGGCATGGCGATCGACGTCGACACGTGGCATCCGCGTCTCGGAAACGTCACCGGCGGCTTATCGGGGCCGGCCATTCGGCCAATCGCCGTGCTGGCGGTCTACGAAGTCGCTCGCGTGGTCACCATTCCGATCGTCGGTCAAGGCGGCATCGAAACGACGCGCGACGCGCTCGAGTTCTTGCTCGCCGGCGCGACGGCAATCAGCATCGGCACGGCCAACTTTACCGATCCGCGCGTTCCCGAACGCATCGTCGAGGAGTTGCGCGAATATCTTTTGAACCGCAATCTGGCCTCGATCGGCGAGATCGTAGGCAAGGCAAACGTCGGTTTTGCCACCGCACACGAATACGAAGGAGACCAAGGATAA
- the pyrF gene encoding orotidine-5'-phosphate decarboxylase yields MAQLIVALDVAGADEAERLIDQLYELDVIVKIGIEALYGYPERIFAYCEARDVRTFIDAKLHDIPRTVEAAMRQLVRPNAHIINVHALGGLEMMRAAVDAANERASELGISVPHVFAVTILTSIASEDLLELGLGGGPGENATRLAALARDAGCSGVVSSAHEVRDLKRFFGDDFLTLTPGIRPAGTAHGDQKRVMTPAQAVAAGADYLVVGRPITQAEDPLAAARAVLDEMHAPV; encoded by the coding sequence GTGGCGCAACTCATCGTCGCACTTGACGTCGCCGGCGCCGACGAGGCCGAGCGCCTCATCGATCAGCTCTACGAACTCGACGTCATCGTGAAAATCGGCATCGAGGCGCTTTACGGCTATCCCGAGCGCATCTTCGCGTATTGCGAGGCGCGCGACGTTCGCACGTTCATCGACGCCAAGCTGCACGACATTCCGCGCACGGTCGAGGCCGCGATGCGCCAACTGGTTCGCCCGAACGCGCACATCATCAACGTTCACGCGCTCGGCGGGTTGGAGATGATGCGGGCGGCCGTCGACGCCGCCAACGAGCGCGCGAGCGAGCTCGGCATCTCGGTGCCGCACGTTTTTGCGGTGACGATTCTCACCAGCATCGCTTCCGAAGATTTGCTGGAGCTGGGTCTGGGCGGCGGCCCGGGCGAAAACGCGACGCGTCTCGCGGCGCTCGCACGCGACGCCGGGTGTTCGGGCGTGGTCAGCAGCGCGCACGAAGTCCGCGATCTCAAAAGGTTCTTCGGCGACGATTTTCTCACGCTCACGCCGGGCATTCGTCCGGCCGGAACGGCGCACGGCGACCAGAAGCGCGTGATGACGCCGGCGCAAGCGGTCGCTGCCGGCGCCGACTATCTCGTCGTCGGGCGGCCGATCACGCAAGCCGAAGATCCGCTGGCCGCCGCGCGCGCCGTACTCGACGAAATGCACGCGCCCGTATGA
- the pyrE gene encoding orotate phosphoribosyltransferase, with protein sequence MMTATDLTQALAERGALLEGHFRLSSGRHSNRFVQKFRILEEPKLVEPIARSIADAFRATQPTVVVSAAVGGIVLGYEVARQLGTKAIFIEKEKGAPALRRGFTLGPGDRALVVEDVVTTGLSVREVMDVVRQTGAHVAGVGIIVMRAPADFGVPTHALLDLPIVSHDPDACPQCEAGEPIDDPGSRRA encoded by the coding sequence ATGATGACCGCTACCGATTTGACGCAAGCCCTCGCCGAACGCGGCGCGCTGCTCGAAGGCCATTTTCGGCTGAGCTCGGGCCGTCACAGCAACCGGTTCGTCCAAAAGTTCCGCATTCTCGAGGAGCCCAAGCTCGTCGAGCCGATCGCGCGTTCCATCGCCGATGCGTTTCGTGCGACGCAGCCCACCGTCGTGGTGAGCGCCGCGGTCGGCGGCATCGTGCTCGGCTACGAAGTCGCGCGACAACTCGGTACCAAAGCGATCTTCATCGAGAAAGAGAAGGGCGCGCCGGCCTTGCGCCGCGGCTTTACGCTTGGCCCCGGCGACCGCGCGCTCGTCGTCGAAGACGTCGTTACCACCGGACTTTCCGTGCGCGAAGTCATGGACGTGGTGCGGCAAACCGGCGCGCACGTCGCCGGAGTTGGGATTATCGTCATGCGCGCGCCGGCGGATTTCGGCGTGCCGACGCACGCGCTGCTGGATCTGCCGATCGTGTCGCACGATCCCGACGCGTGTCCGCAATGCGAAGCCGGCGAACCGATCGACGATCCCGGATCGCGGCGCGCGTGA
- a CDS encoding GNAT family N-acetyltransferase, with protein MNVAVRPANAADRQFIERLAERTVMDSVAAFRHPQELMVHLALTRLLEIVENQSHVTFVAVADGVPAGFLLLLDDLPDEVTSTPQAFVAYMAVEPGLQGRGVGKALLDAAESEAKRRGLPYISLMVTEDNTAARRLYERGGYVTERRLLCKPL; from the coding sequence GTGAACGTCGCCGTTCGGCCCGCAAACGCCGCCGACCGGCAGTTCATCGAGCGCCTTGCGGAGCGTACCGTCATGGACAGCGTCGCGGCATTTCGCCATCCGCAAGAGCTGATGGTCCATTTGGCGCTCACCCGGCTACTCGAAATCGTGGAAAATCAATCGCACGTAACGTTCGTGGCCGTCGCCGACGGCGTTCCGGCCGGGTTTCTCCTGTTGCTCGACGACCTGCCGGACGAGGTCACGTCGACACCCCAAGCATTCGTCGCCTACATGGCCGTGGAACCCGGGCTGCAGGGCCGAGGCGTGGGCAAAGCGCTGCTCGACGCGGCCGAGAGTGAGGCAAAACGGCGCGGCCTGCCGTATATCTCCCTAATGGTGACCGAGGACAATACCGCGGCACGCCGGCTCTACGAGCGCGGCGGCTACGTCACGGAGCGCAGGCTGCTGTGCAAGCCTCTGTAA
- a CDS encoding AI-2E family transporter: MQASVSSSLARRVGWIVAAIVVASLAWWLAVRIPKTIAIFVIAAFIAFGVGPIVNRLEKRMPKPVAIGIVFLGLLVIIALLIGIVVPLTVEQMQTLASNLPGYAATSQDWVTNLELSIQQHFPQLNLPTGGINVQKIGSGQATAVVTGLISGVGAIAVNTATGFFVAFSAVILSIFFLLNDSQIAEGFATMFPPKRRNDARSLAAEVTTLFGSYISGQVTVSAITGLVIALITTMFGFKFSLIIGIVSAVAYAIPIIGMLIAQIVAIPLSIPQGWGVVIGVQVVMFVMARISDNVLVPKIMGESVGVSPIVAFFAVFAGGELFGIPGLILGIPVAALLKILWRYFVAPWIQSQYKEPEPLPAPAPPLPLPQKETV, translated from the coding sequence GTGCAAGCCTCTGTAAGCAGCTCGCTCGCGCGGCGCGTGGGCTGGATCGTTGCGGCGATCGTCGTCGCGTCACTAGCGTGGTGGCTTGCGGTGCGCATCCCCAAGACGATCGCGATCTTCGTTATCGCCGCGTTTATCGCGTTCGGCGTCGGACCGATCGTCAACCGTCTCGAGAAGCGAATGCCCAAGCCGGTCGCGATCGGGATCGTCTTCCTGGGGCTGCTGGTGATCATCGCCTTGCTCATCGGCATCGTCGTGCCGTTGACCGTCGAGCAAATGCAAACGCTCGCGAGCAACTTACCCGGTTATGCGGCGACGTCCCAAGACTGGGTGACGAACCTGGAACTCTCGATTCAGCAGCACTTCCCGCAGCTCAACCTTCCGACCGGCGGCATCAACGTTCAGAAGATCGGAAGCGGCCAGGCGACGGCAGTCGTGACGGGCCTCATTTCCGGCGTCGGCGCGATCGCGGTCAACACCGCCACCGGCTTCTTCGTGGCGTTTTCCGCGGTGATCTTATCGATATTCTTCTTGCTCAACGACTCGCAAATCGCCGAAGGCTTTGCGACGATGTTCCCACCGAAGCGGCGCAACGACGCGCGCAGTCTGGCCGCGGAAGTCACGACGCTCTTCGGCAGTTACATCTCGGGGCAAGTCACGGTCAGCGCGATCACCGGCTTGGTCATCGCGCTGATCACCACGATGTTCGGTTTTAAATTCTCACTCATCATCGGCATCGTCTCGGCGGTCGCGTATGCAATTCCGATCATCGGCATGCTCATCGCCCAGATCGTCGCCATTCCGCTGAGCATCCCGCAAGGGTGGGGCGTGGTCATCGGCGTTCAAGTCGTGATGTTCGTGATGGCGCGCATCAGCGACAACGTGCTCGTTCCCAAGATCATGGGCGAGTCGGTCGGGGTCTCGCCGATCGTCGCGTTCTTTGCGGTGTTCGCCGGCGGCGAACTCTTCGGCATTCCCGGGTTGATTCTGGGCATTCCGGTCGCCGCGCTGCTCAAGATTCTCTGGCGCTACTTCGTGGCGCCGTGGATACAATCGCAATATAAAGAACCGGAGCCGTTGCCCGCTCCGGCTCCGCCGCTACCGTTACCGCAAAAAGAAACGGTGTAA
- a CDS encoding amino acid racemase, producing MAQVKPLHIGIVACSAEGASLCYRTICEEGEQFSRVYDHPEISMHSAPFSEYVSRIDRDDWRGVAEIMLASSEKLAKAGADFLICPDNTIHRAFGYVAPRSPLPWLHIGEVVAAEASALGYTRLALTGTRYLVESDVYPAVLSKRGIAFVRPNAAERQEIHRIIMDELVHGLFKPEAVVYFQHTIGRMKNEDACDAVVLGCTEIPLIVNDDNAPLPTLDSTRLLARAALRHAVGTTAATL from the coding sequence GTGGCACAAGTAAAGCCGCTGCATATTGGCATCGTCGCCTGTTCGGCCGAAGGCGCGTCGCTCTGCTATCGCACGATCTGCGAAGAGGGCGAGCAGTTTTCGCGCGTTTACGATCATCCGGAGATCTCGATGCACTCGGCGCCGTTTTCCGAGTACGTGTCGCGAATCGACCGCGACGACTGGCGCGGCGTCGCCGAGATCATGCTCGCATCGTCGGAGAAGCTGGCAAAGGCGGGCGCCGACTTTCTGATCTGCCCCGACAACACGATTCATCGCGCGTTCGGCTACGTCGCGCCGCGTTCGCCGCTGCCGTGGCTGCATATCGGCGAAGTCGTCGCCGCCGAAGCTTCGGCACTCGGATACACGCGCTTAGCGTTAACGGGGACGCGGTACCTCGTGGAGAGCGACGTGTATCCGGCGGTGCTGTCGAAGCGGGGCATCGCGTTCGTGCGCCCCAATGCCGCCGAACGGCAAGAGATTCACCGCATCATCATGGACGAGCTCGTGCACGGTCTCTTCAAACCCGAAGCCGTCGTCTATTTTCAGCACACGATCGGCCGCATGAAAAATGAAGACGCCTGCGACGCGGTCGTCTTGGGCTGCACGGAAATCCCCTTGATCGTCAACGACGACAACGCGCCGCTGCCGACGCTCGACTCGACCCGGCTCCTCGCGCGCGCGGCGCTGCGGCACGCCGTCGGAACGACGGCGGCTACGCTGTAA